GCCGCCTCCATCGTGGTGCTCGGCGGCGAGGTGCTCCTTGCCCGCCGGGGGGTCGACCTCTCGGACCGCGAGCCCTACGACCTCGACGGTCGGGTGGGCGGCGCCCGCGACGGACGGGTCGAGCGGGTGGTCTGGCTGGGTGACTCGACCGCCGCCGGCGTCGGCGCGTCCGCTCCCGACGAGGCCCTGCCCCGCCAGGTTGCGGGTCTCGCCGACCACCCGGTCGACCTGACCGTCCTGGCGGTGTCGGGAGCCAGGGTGGACGATGTGCTGGCCGATCAGGTCGACGACGTCCCCGTTGACGCCGACACGGTCTACGTCAGCGTCGGCGCCAACGACACCGTCCACCTCACCCGCGCCGGGGACTTCCGTGACCGCTACGAGCAGGTGCTGGCCGCCCTGCCCGACGGCGTCGACGTCGTGCTGCTCGGCGTGCCGGACATGGGGTCGACCCCGCGTTTCGCCCAGCCGCTGCGCTTCGTCGCGGGCGTGCGGGGTGGCACGATCGACGCCGTGATCGCCGATCTCGCCGCCGCGCCGGGACGCACCTACGTCGACATCGCCGGCGAGACCGGCCCGGCGTTCCGACGGGATCCGGGCGAGCTCTTCGCCGCCGACGACTACCACCCGAGCGACGCCGGCTACGCCCGATGGGCCACCGCGGTCGACGCTGCCCGACGCGCCCAGGAGGCCGACCGATGACCGTCCACGACGCCGCCGCCCGAGGCTTCGAACGGGGTGCGGATGACTACGAGGCCGCCCGCCCCGGCTACCCACCCGAGGTGGTCGACCTCCTCGCGGAGGCGCTCGAGCTCGGCCCCGGTCGGCGGGTGCTCGACCTCGCCGCGGGGACCGGCAAGCTCACCCGGCTGCTCGTCCCGAGCGGGGCGGAGGTGGTGGCGGTCGAGCCGGTCGCCGCGATGCGGGCCACGCTGGCCGACCTCGCACCCGAGGCCGAGGTGCTGGACGGCACCGCCGAGGCCATCCCGCTGCCCGACGCCGGCGTGGACGCGGCGGTCGTGGCCCAGGCCTTCCACTGGTTCGACGCCGCGGCGGCGCTGGCCGAGTTGGCCCGGGTGCTGCGCCCCGGGGGTGCCCTCGCCCTGGTCTGGAACGTCCGGGACGAGTCGGTCGAATGGGTGCGTCAGTTCGGCGAGCTGCTCGTCGAGGGTGCCGCCGAGGACGAGTCGAGCGCCGCGTTCCGGGAGACGGGCAAGCCCTACGACGAAGGCCAGAACTGGGCGGATGTCATCGGGGCCAGCGGGCGCTTCGGCGCGGTGGAACGGGCCACCGTGTCCTGGGAGCAGCCCGTGGACGCCGATCTGCTCGTGCGGAGGGCGGCGTCGACCAGCTTCGTGTCGGCGCTGCCCGACGACACCCGGGCGGCGGCCCTCGACCGGGTGCGCGCCCTCGCGGTCACCCATCCCGACCTCGCCGGCCGGGCGACGTTCGGCTTTCCGTACCGAACCGCCGTGTACTGGTGCCGGCGCCAGCCCTGAGCCCCGA
This Acidimicrobiales bacterium DNA region includes the following protein-coding sequences:
- a CDS encoding SGNH/GDSL hydrolase family protein; the encoded protein is MGRIAARVAVGVGVLVAASIVVLGGEVLLARRGVDLSDREPYDLDGRVGGARDGRVERVVWLGDSTAAGVGASAPDEALPRQVAGLADHPVDLTVLAVSGARVDDVLADQVDDVPVDADTVYVSVGANDTVHLTRAGDFRDRYEQVLAALPDGVDVVLLGVPDMGSTPRFAQPLRFVAGVRGGTIDAVIADLAAAPGRTYVDIAGETGPAFRRDPGELFAADDYHPSDAGYARWATAVDAARRAQEADR
- a CDS encoding methyltransferase domain-containing protein; this translates as MTVHDAAARGFERGADDYEAARPGYPPEVVDLLAEALELGPGRRVLDLAAGTGKLTRLLVPSGAEVVAVEPVAAMRATLADLAPEAEVLDGTAEAIPLPDAGVDAAVVAQAFHWFDAAAALAELARVLRPGGALALVWNVRDESVEWVRQFGELLVEGAAEDESSAAFRETGKPYDEGQNWADVIGASGRFGAVERATVSWEQPVDADLLVRRAASTSFVSALPDDTRAAALDRVRALAVTHPDLAGRATFGFPYRTAVYWCRRQP